One window from the genome of Micromonospora aurantiaca ATCC 27029 encodes:
- the uvrA gene encoding excinuclease ABC subunit UvrA, with translation MADRLIIRGAREHNLRDVSLDLPRDALIVFTGLSGSGKSSLAFDTIFAEGQRRYVESLSSYARQFLGQMDKPDVDFIEGLSPAVSIDQKSTSRNPRSTVGTITEVYDYLRLLFARIGEPHCPICGERISKQSPQQIVDRVLAMAEGTRFMVLAPVVRGRKGEYVDLFAELQAKGYARARVDGVVHPLTEPPKLKKQEKHTIEVVIDRLSVKPSAKQRLTDSVEAALGLSGGLVLLDFVDLPEDDPARERRYSEHLACPNDHPLAIEDLEPRVFSFNAPYGACPECTGLGTKKEVDPELVIPDPERTLREGAIQPWATGHNLEYFLRLLEALGEAEHFDIDTPWRALPSRAQKTILHGSDDQVHVRYRNKYGRERSYYTGFEGVVQWIERRHTDTESEWSRDKYEGYMRDVPCAACGGTRLKPEVLAVTLAGKSIAEVCNLSVGEAADLLAGIELTDRQKMIAERVLKEINARLKFLLDVGLDYLSLDRPAGTLSGGEAQRIRLATQIGSGLVGVLYVLDEPSIGLHQRDNHRLIETLLRLRGLGNTLIVVEHDEDTIRVADWIVDIGPGAGEHGGKIVHSGSVPALLDNTESVTGAYLAGRKSIPTPAARRPQTPGRELVVHGAREHNLRNLTVSFPLGQLIAVTGVSGSGKSTLVNDILYTVLANQINGARLVPGRHTRITGLENVDKVVGVDQSPIGRTPRSNPATYTGVWDHIRKLFAETTEAKVRGYGPGRFSFNVKGGRCEACSGDGTIKIEMNFLPDVYVPCEVCKGARYNRETLEVHYKGKTVAEVLDMPIEEAAEFFSAIPAIHRHLRTLVDVGLGYVRLGQPAPTLSGGEAQRVKLASELQKRSTGRTVYVLDEPTTGLHFEDIRKLLMVLEGLVDKGNTVITIEHNLDVIKTADWLIDMGPEGGHRGGTVLATGTPEEVAEVPESHTGQFLRPILKLDGEAKGAKAATTRAAKANGSAKTRTRKVPAGAR, from the coding sequence GTGGCCGACCGACTGATCATCCGTGGCGCGCGCGAGCACAACCTGCGTGACGTCAGTCTCGACCTGCCCCGGGACGCCCTGATCGTCTTCACCGGGCTCTCCGGTTCGGGCAAGTCGAGCCTGGCGTTCGACACCATCTTCGCCGAGGGCCAGCGCCGCTACGTCGAGTCGCTGTCGTCGTACGCCCGGCAGTTCCTCGGCCAGATGGACAAGCCCGACGTCGACTTCATCGAGGGCCTCAGTCCCGCCGTCTCCATCGACCAGAAGTCCACCTCGCGCAACCCGCGCTCCACCGTCGGCACGATCACCGAGGTCTACGACTACCTCCGCCTGCTGTTCGCCCGCATCGGCGAGCCGCACTGCCCGATCTGCGGCGAGCGGATCTCCAAGCAGAGCCCGCAGCAGATCGTCGACCGCGTCCTGGCCATGGCCGAGGGCACCCGGTTCATGGTGCTCGCGCCGGTGGTGCGCGGCCGCAAGGGCGAGTACGTCGACCTGTTCGCCGAACTCCAGGCCAAGGGCTACGCCCGCGCCCGGGTCGACGGCGTGGTGCACCCGCTGACCGAGCCGCCGAAGCTCAAGAAGCAGGAGAAGCACACCATCGAGGTGGTGATCGACCGGCTCAGCGTCAAGCCGAGTGCCAAGCAGCGGCTCACCGACTCGGTCGAGGCCGCGCTCGGCCTGTCCGGCGGCCTGGTGCTGCTCGACTTCGTCGACCTGCCGGAGGACGACCCGGCCCGGGAGCGCCGCTACTCCGAGCACCTGGCCTGCCCGAACGACCACCCCCTCGCGATCGAGGATCTGGAACCCCGCGTCTTCTCCTTCAACGCCCCGTACGGCGCCTGCCCGGAGTGCACCGGCCTCGGCACCAAGAAGGAGGTGGACCCCGAGCTGGTCATCCCCGACCCGGAGCGCACGCTGCGCGAGGGCGCGATCCAGCCCTGGGCCACCGGCCACAACCTCGAATACTTCCTGCGGCTGCTGGAGGCGCTCGGCGAGGCCGAGCACTTCGACATCGACACCCCGTGGCGGGCGCTGCCGTCGCGGGCGCAGAAGACGATCCTGCACGGCTCCGACGACCAGGTGCACGTGCGCTACCGCAACAAGTACGGCCGTGAGCGCTCCTACTACACCGGCTTCGAGGGCGTGGTGCAGTGGATCGAGCGCCGGCACACCGACACCGAGTCGGAGTGGTCCCGGGACAAGTACGAGGGCTACATGCGGGACGTGCCCTGCGCGGCCTGCGGCGGCACCCGGCTCAAGCCGGAGGTGCTCGCGGTCACCCTGGCGGGCAAGAGCATCGCCGAGGTCTGCAACCTCTCCGTCGGCGAGGCGGCCGACCTGCTCGCCGGCATCGAGCTGACCGACCGGCAGAAGATGATCGCCGAGCGGGTCCTCAAGGAGATCAACGCCCGGCTGAAGTTCCTGCTCGACGTCGGTCTGGACTACCTCTCGCTGGACCGCCCGGCCGGCACGCTCTCCGGCGGTGAGGCCCAGCGCATCCGGCTGGCCACCCAGATCGGCTCCGGCCTGGTCGGCGTGCTCTACGTGCTCGACGAGCCGTCGATCGGCCTGCACCAGCGCGACAACCACCGGCTCATCGAGACGCTGCTGCGGCTGCGCGGCCTGGGCAACACGCTGATCGTGGTCGAGCACGACGAGGACACCATCCGGGTGGCGGACTGGATCGTCGACATCGGCCCGGGCGCGGGCGAGCACGGCGGCAAGATCGTGCACAGCGGGTCGGTGCCGGCGCTGCTGGACAACACCGAGTCGGTCACCGGGGCGTACCTGGCCGGGCGGAAGTCCATCCCGACGCCGGCCGCCCGCCGGCCGCAGACGCCGGGGCGCGAGCTGGTGGTGCACGGCGCGCGCGAGCACAACCTGCGCAACCTCACCGTGAGCTTCCCGCTCGGCCAGCTCATCGCGGTCACCGGCGTCAGCGGCTCGGGCAAGTCGACGCTGGTGAACGACATCCTCTACACCGTGCTCGCCAACCAGATCAACGGCGCCCGGCTGGTGCCCGGCCGGCACACCCGGATCACCGGCCTGGAGAACGTGGACAAGGTCGTCGGCGTGGACCAGTCGCCGATCGGGCGGACGCCGCGCTCCAACCCCGCCACGTACACCGGTGTCTGGGACCACATCCGCAAGCTCTTCGCCGAGACCACCGAGGCCAAGGTGCGCGGGTACGGCCCGGGCCGGTTCTCGTTCAACGTCAAGGGCGGGCGCTGCGAGGCGTGCTCCGGTGACGGCACGATCAAGATCGAGATGAACTTCCTGCCGGACGTCTACGTCCCCTGCGAGGTGTGCAAGGGCGCGCGCTACAACCGCGAGACGCTCGAGGTGCACTACAAGGGCAAGACGGTCGCCGAGGTGCTGGACATGCCGATCGAGGAGGCGGCCGAGTTCTTCTCCGCCATCCCGGCCATCCACCGGCACCTCAGGACGCTCGTCGACGTCGGCCTCGGCTACGTCCGCCTCGGCCAGCCCGCGCCGACGCTGTCCGGCGGTGAGGCGCAGCGCGTCAAGCTCGCCTCCGAACTCCAGAAGCGCTCCACCGGCCGCACCGTCTACGTGCTCGACGAGCCCACCACCGGCCTGCACTTCGAGGACATCCGCAAGCTGCTGATGGTGCTGGAGGGCCTGGTCGACAAGGGCAACACGGTCATCACCATCGAGCACAACCTCGACGTGATCAAGACGGCCGACTGGCTCATCGACATGGGCCCCGAGGGCGGCCACCGGGGCGGCACCGTGCTCGCCACCGGCACGCCGGAGGAGGTCGCCGAGGTGCCGGAGAGCCACACCGGGCAGTTCCTGCGGCCGATCCTCAAGCTCGACGGCGAGGCCAAGGGCGCCAAGGCGGCCACCACCCGGGCGGCCAAGGCCAACGGCAGCGCCAAGACGCGGACCCGCAAGGTCCCCGCCGGGGCGCGCTGA
- the rsgA gene encoding ribosome small subunit-dependent GTPase A → MTLDLTALGWDAGWAAHLDRRAGHRPGRVARVDRGVCTVLCPQGPVRASLGGGVLSAAARDLTALPCAGDWVLLSTWPDGPVTVEAVLPRRTALVRRTAGKDASGQVLAANLDAAAVVEPVHPEPDAARIERLLSLVHESGAEPLVVLTKADLAADPAAVARQLADLAPGVPVLPVSAERGTGLAPLRRHVAPGRTLGLLGPSGAGKSSLVNALAGADVMRTQAIRRVDGKGRHTTTWRSLVPLPGGGAVLDTPGVRAVGLLDGAAGLDRAFADITELAAGCRYADCAHDAEPGCAVRAAMDDGELPVRRWESWRRLQREIEHEGGRRAARLAAERRGGWRAGRRRTGRPATPPTPGAF, encoded by the coding sequence ATGACTCTCGATCTGACCGCCCTCGGCTGGGACGCCGGCTGGGCGGCCCATCTCGACCGGCGCGCCGGCCACCGTCCCGGGCGGGTCGCCCGGGTGGACCGGGGCGTCTGCACCGTGCTGTGCCCGCAGGGGCCGGTGCGGGCCAGCCTCGGCGGCGGCGTGCTGTCCGCCGCCGCCCGCGACCTGACCGCGCTGCCCTGCGCGGGTGACTGGGTGCTGCTGTCCACCTGGCCGGACGGCCCGGTCACGGTGGAGGCGGTGCTGCCGCGGCGTACCGCGCTGGTGCGGCGTACCGCGGGCAAGGACGCCAGCGGCCAGGTGCTGGCCGCCAACCTCGACGCCGCCGCGGTGGTCGAGCCGGTGCACCCGGAACCGGACGCCGCGCGGATCGAACGGCTGCTCTCCCTGGTGCACGAATCCGGGGCGGAGCCGCTCGTCGTGCTCACCAAGGCCGACCTGGCCGCCGACCCGGCGGCGGTGGCCCGGCAACTGGCCGACCTCGCGCCGGGGGTGCCGGTGCTGCCGGTCAGCGCGGAGCGGGGCACCGGCCTGGCGCCGCTGCGCAGGCACGTCGCCCCGGGGCGCACGCTCGGCCTGCTCGGCCCCTCCGGCGCCGGCAAGTCGAGCCTGGTCAACGCGCTGGCCGGGGCGGACGTGATGCGCACCCAGGCGATCCGCCGGGTCGACGGCAAGGGCCGGCACACCACCACCTGGCGGTCGCTGGTGCCGCTGCCGGGTGGGGGAGCGGTGCTGGACACCCCGGGCGTACGGGCGGTCGGCCTGCTCGACGGCGCGGCCGGCCTGGACCGGGCGTTCGCCGACATCACCGAGCTGGCCGCCGGCTGCCGGTACGCCGACTGCGCCCACGACGCCGAGCCGGGCTGCGCGGTGCGGGCCGCGATGGACGACGGCGAGCTGCCGGTGCGCCGCTGGGAGAGCTGGCGCCGGTTGCAGCGGGAGATCGAGCACGAGGGCGGTCGCCGCGCGGCCCGGCTGGCGGCCGAACGGCGGGGCGGATGGCGGGCCGGGCGGCGACGCACCGGACGTCCGGCGACCCCGCCCACACCCGGGGCATTCTGA